AAGACATGTAAACTGTAACTTACCTGAGCTGTCTGAGGTTCAGCAGATGTGGATGCTTCTCCTTTATCAAGTCCCACAGGCGTCCTGGAGTGGCAATAATGATCTCTGGCCTGCGCTTTAACAtcctcctctgtttctgttGGGCCATTCCACCCACCACTATAGCTGTTTTGATATCTGCACAACAGAGACATCCTGACATATATTAAACTGTTAAGGGATCAAGGCTCCTATCATAACACTTTGACTAATGATGACTCACCTGTGAATTTTGCAGCAGCATCAATATGGTGTTTGACCTGAACAGCCAGCTCCCTGGTGGGAGTGAGAACTAGTCCAAGCAGGGGCTGACTCTGACCACCAGGTTTTCCTTCTGCTTCAGCGCCAAGCTCAAAGTCCAACTCTGTGTTGTCAATCACTTGAACGCATCCGAAcccttcatcctcatcatcatcctcacttGCACTTTCACCTGAATCATGCTGATCCTGGTCTTTGATGccttcatcctcttcttcctcagcctcaTGCGGGTCCTCTTCACTTGAGGCTCCAGCTGTGTTAGCTGACTCTGTGGACTCATCCACAGCTGGTACAAACAGACTCTCCACTTCTGCGGTTGGTTTATGGTTGGCATCAGCAGGTTTGTCTGAGCCATTCTTCCACTCCAGGATGGTGTGGATCATGGGGATACCAAAAGCCAAGGTCTTACCACTTCCTGTAATGACAGTGTTCACATTGGGAATTTGGAAATAGACTGTAATGGGACAAAAACTTTGACGATAACTTAAGAGGAGTGACAGAACTTTTTATCTTACCTGTCTCGGCTGCCCCCAGTATATCCATGCGATCTCTGATGGCAGGAGGTAATGCCAATGCTTGAACCGGAGTGGGTGCCCCAAATCCAAGGCTGCTCAGTGCCTTCAGCACAGGGGAGGGGACAAACAGGTCCTTCCATGCACTCACATCTGTATTTTTGTCACCAGAACCAGAAAGTGCTGTAATTGTCCAACTCTTTGCCTGTTTTTTAGGAGGCTTTGTCACTTTGTCTTGAGGGGGTTTCTCTTCCTCCAGAGCCTGATACTCTGCTGACGCTTCAGTGTCCAGCTGTGTCTCTGGATCCTCTGTGGGATTTTCTatttgctgcttcttcttcttcttcttctttttgttgcttttctttgcattttttgatGGAGCATCACGTTCAGAGAAAACACCTGAATCTTTTGAGGTGTCCTCATTGTTACCTAGGTCCTGGTGTGTCTCCTCTGTAGAAATACTGTCCTGTTGGATTGTTTCCTTTGCAGTCGgttccttatttttcttcttcttctttttggcTTTTTTCTGAGCTGGTTCAGCTGTTTTCTCTTCATCCACCTCTCCCTCACTGGTTTTTCTCTTCATCgcttttttcttctccttcttcagctctttCGCTGCTTTGACTGCAGCCTTTTCAGGATCTATGAGTCGGTAATTTGTCAGCTCTTCAAAACACACCAGACCCTCCATGCCCTCCTCGGAGAAGAGACTGGGATCCAGCTCTACGGCTTTCCATTTGCCTTTCACACGGATGCCCCGTTTGGCCGGACTCCGCAGGCCGGAGAACCGAGGCTTCATGTTCGACTTCATcttctttgtcttcattttccTACAGACGCATAAATGATCCAAGGCTACTCTAAAATGTGGACCTGCTTCTGAATGACTGGGTAAAGGAGCAGGTGTGTCCTACTTTCCACGTTTTCTGAAGTTCGCCACAAACTGCGCGCTCGAGTTAACGATGAAAAATATTAGCGCTGTGTGAACGATCGTCCAACACAGACCCACTGAAACTTATCGAAAAGCTAAATTATCATTACAAATACTGACAACCACGCAGCACACGAGGGCTCAGCCATGACACCGTTGATCACgtggtttggaaaaaaaaaaaaactttatttgtcGAACTACGGGAAGAGGACAGTCCAAACTTCGGGGTGTTATCAAGACTGTATTAACTTTGTTGCTGTAGAGGCATTAGTCCCCAGGTAATTAAAGTATGGCCTTATAAATCTCATTCAGACTAATAAAGGGAAACAAACTCAGATTTCTGCTGCTCTACATGGTAATAAACCTATTACAAAGAGTCCTGAACTCATTTTCTGTGAAGTCATCTGCAGGTTATTATGAATAAGTAATTgtgaaagagttttttttttttttagccagttATAACCTATAGACACATTATACCACTTTATAAAGTGACTGCGATTACGAAATTAGAAATTAATTCATTTCGTGAgataaaaagtaataattacTGTGGCTGTCTATTTTCCTAATACTGAGTGTGAACACTAAGCTTTTACAGTTGAATACACAATGACATGTTGCTGATTtattcacacagaaaggcacatCAGTGTAAACTCATTATTTATTTGACCcgcatatatgtgtgtgtgtgtgtgtgaggtgtgaggtgggcggggGTGTTGTACAAAACAGACCAAAATATCTTCAAACCAAAtctgagatttaaaaaatacatcaaattaTCTTTTGAGGAACCTGAATAAACACAATGTCTACAGCACTGTGACATGTAGTACTGCTAGTTGCCGGTTGGGTCAATCACCCTCCCCATGAACAGCAGACAGTTTGTGTCTTCGTGGTATATGAAGAAGAAAAACGGTCTGTTGATGATAAAGGTCTTGGGTAAGGAAAATGGAGTAATGCCACTGGTtgtggcagctgctgctgtggtccCTATCTCATCCACCTCAATCATAGCCTTGTGCAGCACCTGATTTGACAGTAGAAATACAGACCATCATTTAAAGTTTGAATTCTGAAAGCACGTTGTTGTATGTATGGTGAAATTGAAAACTAACCTCTGACACTTTGATGGCTTTCTCCTTACTCAGCCTCGTAAAATTGGCAGCATTACTGAAGATGCTTGCCATGCCCATGTCTGGTAGAAGATTGTGCAGGGAGTACGACTGCGCCAACTTGAATTTGGGCAAGTTGACTTCGAGTTTGCTATGAACAAGAGATGACATTTCATATAGAGCACACCCACTTGTTATCTGTTGCTATTAAGTATAGTGGAGGCTGTGTAATGATGATTTGCACGTTGGGTGGATCATTTCAGAGAAAGGAAATCACTGTGGTTCACAATAATACCTACAATACAACAGAATAAAGATGCTAATATGATAATAAAAACGCTAAATAAATACTACCCTTACAGCTGGGTGTAAACATTACAATTTTATGCATAAAAAGTTTTTATGCACTTACgttttttgcagctttttcaCCCAGCTGAGGAACTTCTCAGCGGTGATCTCATCGTCAATGACAGTGTAGTCTATGCCTTTGTTGGGCAGCAGGATAAGCATGGAAACACCTTCCTGGTATGGTAGCTTCAGCACTTTGGCTCCAAGGGGAACATCTTCCATCACGTAGAACTTATCCTCCTTAAACATCATCTGAACTTGCACCACATTATAGTTGTCAATGTAGAAGGATGCACTGGTAGTGAAATTGGGATTGAAAGGCATCTGCCAGGCTCCTGTGGGGAACAGGTTGAATTGCACATAGGCCACAGGTCAGATGTCAAAATACAACTGGGAGTTTTAAAATATACGACAATGCTTACCCTGGAAGAAAATTGTGCTGATTAACATGAGCTGTGTCATTGAATCCAGGGAGGAAATCATCTCTGTCACTTTGCCATTGGTCTTTTGCATGATGTACTCATTGATGAACCTGATACTCCCCTTTTTGTCTGCAAAGTCTATAGTTTTGAGGTCAGCATCAAAAAACGTCTTGATCTGATCTTCAAATTTCTTCTGCGCCACAAAATTTCGGTTCATAAACAGGGCCATGCCTTGGTCCAATTTCAGTGATCCATTTCCTGTGATGTTCTCATGAAGGAGTTGAAAGAGTTGTGGGATAAGTTGTGGCTGCTCAGCCCTCTCCAGCTGCTCCAGGTTGAGTCCCTTGAGTAATTCCTCAAGTGTGACACCAGCAGAACCCATTAAGAGAGCAGCAAAACTGGTAGAGATGCTCAGAggtgaaaaaaatatgttatcATCATGGTAACTGGATATTTTTCTGTAAAGGTTCATGGCAAAGTCCATATTTTTGAAGGCAAGATCTGAGACGGTGGCACTTGGATGTTTTGCTTGGACACAACTGAGGAAGCACATGAAGGTTAGGACCAAAATAAATcccatctttgttttgtgtatCAAAAGTTTTGGTTTCGGGAGGTTTGGATGCATAACCTGAAACAAAGAGACAAGAAGATGTCAAAAGAtatatatagtaaaaaaaagcacaaggcaCATTAAAACAGTGAAAGTAAAATTAAACGAAACAATTTACATAAACATGTAAAAGATTAAATTTTTCAAATGTATAGCCGCACCTAAACCACTACaataaactaaaactgaaaatgcaatAGTTGTGATTGAAATACACTTTTCCAAAAAATGAACTGCAATACGTACCATTCAGCTTGGGCAATGATACATCTGAAACATCCACCTATTATTTGGGGAATCAAAGTGCAAGTGTGCTCTTAATGTTACATATTAACCACGACCTGTTTTGTTGATTCAAATGGAGTCAGAGCTGTTTTGTGAACATCCAGGGCCACTTTTCCAGACAGGGTGTCACAAGAACCGTCAATAA
The nucleotide sequence above comes from Mastacembelus armatus chromosome 22, fMasArm1.2, whole genome shotgun sequence. Encoded proteins:
- the ddx24 gene encoding ATP-dependent RNA helicase DDX24 — protein: MKTKKMKSNMKPRFSGLRSPAKRGIRVKGKWKAVELDPSLFSEEGMEGLVCFEELTNYRLIDPEKAAVKAAKELKKEKKKAMKRKTSEGEVDEEKTAEPAQKKAKKKKKKNKEPTAKETIQQDSISTEETHQDLGNNEDTSKDSGVFSERDAPSKNAKKSNKKKKKKKKQQIENPTEDPETQLDTEASAEYQALEEEKPPQDKVTKPPKKQAKSWTITALSGSGDKNTDVSAWKDLFVPSPVLKALSSLGFGAPTPVQALALPPAIRDRMDILGAAETGSGKTLAFGIPMIHTILEWKNGSDKPADANHKPTAEVESLFVPAVDESTESANTAGASSEEDPHEAEEEEDEGIKDQDQHDSGESASEDDDEDEGFGCVQVIDNTELDFELGAEAEGKPGGQSQPLLGLVLTPTRELAVQVKHHIDAAAKFTDIKTAIVVGGMAQQKQRRMLKRRPEIIIATPGRLWDLIKEKHPHLLNLRQLRCLVIDEADRMVERGHFAELENLLEMLNTIHFNPKRQTFVFSATLTMAHSLPTRLLQKKKNLDQRSKLEILMEKVGIKSKPKVIDLTRKEATVETLSETRIHCQKEEKDFYLYYFLLQYPGRTMVFANSIDCIKRLNSLLVILDCTPLPLHANMHQKQRLKNLERFAERESCVLLTTDVAARGLDIPDVQHVIHYQVPRTSETYVHRSGRTARATKEGLSLLLIGPDDMMNFRKIYKTLGKNEELPMFPIETKCMEAIKERVNLARKIEKIEFHNSREKQHNSWLRQAAEALEVEVDDELILGRAKDENADREQQKMVKGMKKHLKHLISQPVFKNVIKTKYPTQMGKLSLPHIAMESALTRVAAQEKQQKLKKSVPVFQRKKQKQNKGRQQPQ
- the serpina10b gene encoding protein Z-dependent protease inhibitor is translated as MGFILVLTFMCFLSCVQAKHPSATVSDLAFKNMDFAMNLYRKISSYHDDNIFFSPLSISTSFAALLMGSAGVTLEELLKGLNLEQLERAEQPQLIPQLFQLLHENITGNGSLKLDQGMALFMNRNFVAQKKFEDQIKTFFDADLKTIDFADKKGSIRFINEYIMQKTNGKVTEMISSLDSMTQLMLISTIFFQGAWQMPFNPNFTTSASFYIDNYNVVQVQMMFKEDKFYVMEDVPLGAKVLKLPYQEGVSMLILLPNKGIDYTVIDDEITAEKFLSWVKKLQKTKLEVNLPKFKLAQSYSLHNLLPDMGMASIFSNAANFTRLSKEKAIKVSEVLHKAMIEVDEIGTTAAAATTSGITPFSLPKTFIINRPFFFFIYHEDTNCLLFMGRVIDPTGN